tccccattgtgcaccggttcctgcgtacttttaccccacagtcccaaaaattattcaagtaatggttttgacttcttggaaaaccaaccggattggtgttctgtaccataaagtactctatacaataggttatcgaaatggtataatgttcacctgaatgaacgtatatatggtaatgaaatactagttgcggaaatccaattatttttagcaaaatgaccaaaaagttatctaactccatatctcccttgttgttcattcaaatcgtttacaattacacatgataatagttgaccagaatacctgtcaaactgatgcagtgctgctagtttatccttttttattacttcaaaaaatcgaaaacgtactcttaccccacgcgcactcttgccccactctactctatatacTGACACCATTAAACGAAAGATATCCAAAACTGATTTCTAAAAGTACAAACCATTGTACCTTGCGGGCATACCCTGTAATTTCCTAAAATCAAACTCAATTTTCCAGGGATCACGTACGCTACGTTTTCAAACCACGTGTTTTCCTTATTGATGAACCATTCAATACTGATCCTCAACCAAATTCAATCTGCAGcttaaaaattttttttttttattatttttaagatTCACTTTGCAGTTTTTCCAATTCAGAAACTGTTTTTCGTTGCTACTGCACAAAGCTTCTATCTATCGCTAAGTGGAACATGCACTCGTTCTCGGGTACCACTGTACCACAAAGTGTGGTACGCCTTGATATGAACAATCAACGAGCTAAATATAGGAGTGCGACtaacttcgggaggaacttcacTGAAGTCCCATCTTGTGAAGACTTTCATGTAGAGTGCCAAACCGAACTCATTCAAACCCTTCGCAAAATGTCCCATTTTGCGACCGACTATCGTGTTGCTTCGTTAAGCGTCTTTTTTGAACGAATTATAAATTCTCCCTAAGCGTCCCGcatagagatttttttttgccacaTCCGAAAACGATGTTCCTCCTAAGCGTCCCGCTTTGAGGTATATTTCTTCTCGAACGTCCCGTTCCGAGGCACGCTTAGCTGCTTCCAAGCATCCTGCTTCGAAGAATTTGTATTTACGAAGGTCCCGTCCCGAGACAATCGTTGTTACTCCAAAGCGTCCCGCTTTGAGTTTGTTATCGAAAGTTCTATTTCGAGATAAGTTCTTCCTGAGCATCCCGCTTACAGAAACACAATAATTATTATCTATGAAGATCCAATTCCACGCTATACGTTGAAAACATCTCCAACTGTTTTCGTCTAAAATATCCaagtaaactaaaatgttacaAAAAATCCACGGAAAATGTCCGATTCTGGACAGAAATTAGTTTTGTTCAACTTCCTTACGAACGTGTCTTGGGCTGTTCCAAATAATTAACCAAACTACTCGTGCCGAATATTGTTTTCCAAAATGTTTGTTTCTTTTACATTCCACAAAAATCGTTAGTTGCTTACCGAAAGATCCAATTACAGGGATGTTAGCTCCTGGGAGGGAGCCAGCTTCACCGTGATTCGCTTTTTATTCTGATGTCCACTCGGACACCAAAACCTGGCAGGATCACCATTGTGGGGAGTTGATTTGCACACAGCTGATGTTGCTTCCGACCAGCTCGATTGTCCGAcgaagaaagaggaagagtcatgGATTGCTATGTGCTAATCGACCACCGTGATGAATCATGCATGATGCAATCGTTAAACGGATAGATGAAGGTATGTTCATCCATCGACCAACATGTAAGGGGTATGCCTCTAAGTACACACTGAAGGTAATTAACTCATACCCCAcagatcctcaacacccctcccaggacaagaacatctgaggtccaccgtctggccggaataaaaaccttacatgaacgctttggtgagtgtaaagaaaagtttagggtccgttgcttgcactcggaccaagaagcgcttagggcgctggttccaatctaggttatcaaatttcattTAATGTATATagagtagttaggttatcaaatttcagTTTTTTGTAATTCCAAACCAATGCCTTTTATAGGCTTAATTTGTAGGAGTATTATTTTTAAACCATATACAATTGTTGGTAAAGTCAACATCATAAATTATTAGAGATGAAGGATCATAAGGTCAACCACTCAAAATGTAAAATACGTTTAAAACCAAATAtgctgaaataaaaatgaatttaagttaaaaaaaaagtaagttTGGCTCTTCGGCTTTAGTTTGGGCTTTTCGATTTATTCAATGAATAATGCTGTGCAAACGAATTACATACACGCCATCGTTGTGTTTTTGTCCTTTCCGTGTACCGGAAGGAGGCTCtacagcgtttttttttttgtgtctgaATTTTACCCACTAACCACCCTGCCGGCGAAGTAGCTTCTCCAAATGTCACTCGCCCCATGTGAgccttatttgggtgctcaccctAACACTACGCtggcatgcctcgaggtgtgtgtgtgtgtgtgtttgtgtgtgaaaCTCTGAAATGTCGATAAATGAGCCGGATTTCTTATGCGTCGGGGTTTGGAATTTCATCGCACTGCGCGGAGAATCGATTTGGATGGGACCATTTCGAACAACAAACCCGGCCGGAGTCCGCTGGGCGGCGAGTGTACCGACAGAGCTTGACCACTGGTCGATCAAACCGATCGGAAGCCTCTCGTAACCGGCGAATGGGTCGATTTCAATTTCCTGGAACGGTCCGAAATGGCCAGAGCCATTCACGGATTCGTGATTGCCCATCCCTAACACAGACATCATAAATCGCGCACCACCTTCGAAAATGTGTTGCCAGCACTCATTCCGCTGATTTCGATCGACCACGTACGACTACCCGCCGCATCACAGTAGCAAGATGTCTGAAGTTGCCGCTGTCACGACGACCGACGCAATCGCATCCAACGTTGCTTCACCACGCGCTGGTACGAAGAAAAAGTCGGGAGAAGCTAAACCGAAGCCGAAACTACCACGGACCCATCCACCGATGTCGGAAATGGTGACCACTGCCATCGAAACGTTGAAAGGTGGACGCCACGGATCGTCCCTGCAGGCCATCAAGAAGTACATCGGGGCCAACTACAAGTGCGATGTCGTCAAGCTGGctccattcctccggaaggctCTCCGGGGCGGTGTCGAGAAGGGCACCTTTGTCCAAATCAAGGGAACGGGTGCTTCCGGATCGTTCAAGCTGGTGAAGGCAACGGCGGCTGCGGACGCTGCTAGTCACACCAGCCGGAAAGCAAAAGTCCAAGATGACACCACCATGAAGACGACAGCGAaacagaggaagaagaagaaggtggcAGTGCCCAAGAAAAGCGCCACCGCCGCGAGTGGACGCGTGGGAAAACCTGCTACCGTCAAGCAGAAGGCCACCAAACACGCGAAAACCAGATCTCCGCCGCCAAGAAAGCTTCTTCTCCCGCTGCTGTACCGAAAAAGGCTGCCGCTGGTGGTGGTAAGAAGAAGTAAAGGCCCGACACCGTCGATGATCATGATCATCAATCGCGAACCGCGAGCAAAATCAGTCCTTTTCAGGGCTACCACTTTGGATCCCAAGAGGAGAGGTATTTACCGCTGTCGCGAACGAAATCATCTTCCAGTTTGATTTTCGGCCCGGTTCGAGGATGTTTTGGGCATGACTGTATCCTTTGGGATTGCCACcagtcaatcagtcagtcaGCTCTGGCTGTTCGGTGCGCTGCGCCTGGCCAGAGAGTGCGCGCCAACGATGAACGAGACCGGCTTGTGCGCGTGTCTCCTCGTTGGTGGACTTTTCCTTGCCCCAGTCCAGGACTACTGTCAGTCGACCGGGTCAGGCAGTCCAGAAGCTGCACACCATTACACCTGTTCgggctgtgtgtgtgtgtgtctgtgccgAAGAAGGCCACCGCCGCTGATGGTAAGAAGAAGTAGAGGCCCGATACAAACACAAACCAATCAGTCCTTTTCAGGGCTACCACTTTGGATCCCAAGAGGAGAGGTATTTACCGCTGGCTGGAGTTCGACTCTAGGATACAGCACACTGTATCCTATTTGTGTGCAATGGGGCATGCATAGAAAAGCCCCATGTTCCAGCAGTTGCGAGCCATCGAAGATACGGTAGCATTGTAGTACGGCTA
The nucleotide sequence above comes from Armigeres subalbatus isolate Guangzhou_Male chromosome 3, GZ_Asu_2, whole genome shotgun sequence. Encoded proteins:
- the LOC134222055 gene encoding histone H1-III-like, whose amino-acid sequence is MSEVAAVTTTDAIASNVASPRAGTKKKSGEAKPKPKLPRTHPPMSEMVTTAIETLKGGRHGSSLQAIKKYIGANYKCDVVKLAPFLRKALRGGVEKGTFVQIKGTGASGSFKLVKATAAADAASHTSRKAKVQDDTTMKTTAKQRKKKKVAVPKKSATAASGRVGKPATVKQKATKHAKTRSPPPRKLLLPLLYRKRLPLVVHWHRANERRCQKAVTNGTDHRRGGPSVCIALGYWQADGSSKELKTNDAPKYHPSMAPKTGGGGGKAAKKAATAATGSGSGSGTKAQKNIVKGDKQPKRNAIYRGWTK